A genomic stretch from Sulfolobales archaeon includes:
- a CDS encoding TFIIB-type zinc ribbon-containing protein, whose translation MIQGYALECRFCGGRVIYDQGTGYGVCSSCGSLTEDRYAYQYSYSDITHSSPISRRANRERQGMTYDEFLEDVMAAVLKLSSQLGIPGDAVWSLAMRHTEIWSGRMSRTIAEVFALAYCILSGNSRCIDMIRSMAQQRFRRLMLLAVYVERAERGKTS comes from the coding sequence ATGATCCAGGGATATGCCTTGGAATGCAGGTTCTGTGGTGGAAGGGTTATATATGATCAGGGGACTGGCTATGGTGTGTGTAGCTCCTGCGGATCCCTCACAGAGGATCGATATGCCTATCAATACTCATACTCAGATATAACCCATAGCAGCCCGATATCCAGGAGAGCAAATAGGGAGAGGCAGGGAATGACATATGATGAGTTCCTCGAGGATGTAATGGCAGCTGTGCTGAAGCTGTCCAGCCAGCTCGGGATCCCTGGTGATGCTGTGTGGAGCCTTGCAATGAGGCATACGGAGATATGGAGTGGGAGGATGAGCAGGACGATAGCAGAGGTATTCGCCCTGGCATACTGCATCCTAAGCGGGAACAGCAGATGCATAGATATGATAAGGTCTATGGCTCAGCAGAGGTTCAGAAGGCTGATGCTACTTGCAGTATATGTCGAGAGAGCCGAGAGGGGGAAGACTAGTTAG